In one window of Saprospiraceae bacterium DNA:
- a CDS encoding glutamine--tRNA ligase/YqeY domain fusion protein — protein sequence MEESKKALNFIEEIIEEDIRNGKHGGRVHTRFPPEPNGYLHIGHAKAICLNFGLALKYKGKTNLRFDDTNPVTEETEYVESIKNDIRWLGFDWEDREYYASDYFDQLFQFAVVLIEKGLAYVDDSSSDEIAGMKKSPTEAGIASPYRERSISENLDLFSRMKAGEFAEGSKVLRAKIDMASPNMHLRDPILYRILYKAHHRTGNSWCIYPMYDFAHGQSDSIEGITHSICTLEFENHKPLYNWFIKELGIFPSQQYEFARLNLSFTVMSKRKLLRLVNEGFVSGWDDPRMPTISGFRRKGYTPESLRKFATMVGVAKRDNIIDLSLLEFALREDLNKKATRVMAITRPLLINLTNYPDQNEELDIENNPEMPETGKRKVVFGKKLYIEQDDFMENAPSNYFRLTRGGLVRLKGAYIIRCDEVVKNSSEEIISLNCSYIPESKSGNDQSGLKVKSTIHWVEAQTAVDAELRFYDKLFTLEDPNEAEDFTQVLNKDSLTIMQQCKLEAALIHASPQAHYQFVRVGYFVLDKESSLEHLVFNRSVGLKDSWAKIKDK from the coding sequence ATGGAAGAAAGTAAAAAGGCTTTGAATTTTATTGAAGAGATCATTGAAGAAGACATTCGCAATGGAAAACATGGTGGCAGAGTGCACACCCGGTTTCCGCCCGAGCCCAATGGCTATTTACACATTGGACACGCAAAAGCGATTTGTCTGAATTTTGGTCTGGCATTGAAATACAAAGGAAAAACCAATCTTCGTTTTGACGATACCAATCCTGTAACTGAAGAAACAGAATACGTGGAGTCCATAAAGAACGATATCCGCTGGCTGGGATTTGATTGGGAAGATCGCGAATATTATGCTTCCGATTATTTTGACCAACTCTTTCAATTTGCTGTGGTCCTTATCGAAAAAGGATTGGCTTACGTGGATGATAGCAGCTCAGATGAAATCGCTGGAATGAAGAAATCGCCAACTGAAGCCGGAATTGCCAGTCCATACAGGGAAAGAAGCATCTCCGAAAATCTTGATTTATTTTCGAGAATGAAAGCAGGGGAGTTTGCGGAAGGGAGCAAAGTGCTGCGTGCTAAAATCGATATGGCCTCTCCTAACATGCATTTAAGGGATCCCATACTTTACAGAATACTTTATAAAGCCCATCACCGCACTGGAAACAGCTGGTGTATCTATCCGATGTACGATTTTGCGCATGGACAATCTGATTCAATAGAAGGTATTACGCACTCGATCTGTACACTAGAATTCGAAAATCACAAACCTCTTTACAACTGGTTTATAAAAGAATTGGGAATATTTCCTTCGCAGCAGTACGAATTTGCAAGATTAAACCTGAGTTTCACAGTAATGTCTAAAAGAAAATTGCTGCGCCTGGTTAATGAAGGCTTTGTGAGTGGTTGGGATGATCCGAGAATGCCTACCATAAGTGGCTTCAGACGAAAAGGCTATACTCCTGAATCCTTGCGAAAATTTGCAACGATGGTAGGCGTCGCAAAACGCGATAATATCATTGATCTTTCTTTGCTTGAGTTTGCTCTGAGAGAAGACCTCAACAAAAAAGCAACCCGGGTTATGGCCATCACACGCCCATTACTCATCAATTTGACCAATTATCCGGATCAAAACGAAGAATTGGATATTGAAAACAACCCGGAAATGCCTGAAACTGGTAAAAGGAAGGTAGTTTTTGGCAAAAAACTTTACATAGAGCAGGATGATTTTATGGAAAATGCACCCTCCAATTATTTTAGATTGACTCGGGGTGGATTGGTTCGATTAAAAGGTGCATACATCATTCGTTGTGACGAAGTCGTTAAAAATTCTTCGGAAGAAATCATATCTTTAAATTGTAGTTATATTCCTGAAAGCAAGAGTGGAAATGACCAATCTGGCTTAAAAGTAAAATCCACTATACATTGGGTAGAAGCACAAACGGCTGTTGATGCCGAACTTCGATTTTACGACAAACTATTTACGCTGGAAGATCCCAATGAAGCTGAGGATTTTACACAGGTACTCAATAAGGATTCATTAACCATCATGCAGCAGTGTAAGCTTGAAGCAGCTTTGATCCATGCCAGCCCGCAAGCTCACTATCAGTTTGTCAGAGTTGGTTATTTTGTATTGGATAAGGAGAGTTCTTTGGAACATTTGGTATTCAACAGAAGCGTTGGGTTAAAAGACTCCTGGGCTAAAATTAAAGACAAATAA
- a CDS encoding Smr/MutS family protein, whose product MATQTYLQALEYDKIIGLVANYLQFEESAAHLFRQKPNNDYEVILNQLKLCDQIIESSLYQFLNLKGIFEIRDLVPVILLESSQLDINDLINIKNIIENSAEIHGFYRDKKSGLKSELGNYLSAFHGFEDLCKSFLRVFDSDNQVRDQASEELSRIRMAIKQLEQVVYRQFKKELETYKKMGVLAEGEESVYHGRYVLRISAEQKRKVKGLITGESDSGKTIFIEPQACVELHNEMIELELAHTRELQKILKELTRMCRSQVDELVTAYDQLLSLDILLAKSRLSKSLNGVLPVLAKNPVLKIIAGKHPLLLLRFKETGSTLVPLNLSLDENQHILVISGPNAGGKTIVLKTVGLFQLMLRSGILIPVHPSSEFGIFHHILVDIGDNQSLENDLSTYSAKLSFMRKLLLKANPETLVLIDEFGSGTEPVIGGALAEVILEETLKRKSFGIITTHYSNIKGMAHDKKGLVNGSMLFDLDEKKPKFELIQGIPGSSFALEMAENMKLPGAIIKRAKAKAQKGVVNLESLISNLKMEKQALTMKNEVLESRIQSLNKLIKAYEQMQKQNDLKRLKLKLDSKQLELDVLADRNEKANTLLKEIQEKLDIIEAKKLAEQTQLKLQKANDEWKEINQDHKQLIREKYESASIRIGDQVMLLSNNLVGTVAQIKQNNAEIITDKFTIHVDMADIVPVKKSNGLTIKSKPDLDILQKASTVKGLLDIRGSTPDDAVRALEEYLDVAIVSNLKEARILHGKGSGMLRRTIIQAVRKNKFIKNYRHPEEQDGGLGVTIIEFTQ is encoded by the coding sequence ATGGCGACACAAACTTACCTGCAGGCACTTGAATACGATAAGATCATCGGGCTTGTCGCTAATTATCTCCAATTCGAAGAAAGTGCAGCTCATTTATTCAGGCAAAAACCAAACAACGATTACGAAGTCATCCTGAATCAACTAAAGCTGTGCGATCAAATCATTGAAAGCTCGCTGTACCAGTTCTTGAATTTAAAAGGCATCTTTGAAATCCGGGATCTGGTTCCGGTAATCTTGCTGGAAAGCAGCCAACTCGATATAAATGATTTGATAAACATTAAAAATATCATTGAAAACTCCGCAGAAATTCATGGGTTCTATCGCGATAAGAAATCTGGATTAAAGTCTGAACTGGGGAATTACTTATCTGCGTTTCATGGTTTTGAGGATCTCTGCAAAAGCTTTCTTCGCGTATTTGATTCCGATAATCAGGTTCGCGATCAGGCTTCCGAAGAACTGTCGAGGATCAGAATGGCCATCAAACAATTGGAACAGGTTGTTTACCGGCAATTTAAAAAAGAACTGGAAACCTATAAAAAGATGGGCGTCCTTGCAGAAGGTGAAGAATCCGTTTACCATGGAAGATATGTACTGCGTATTTCCGCTGAACAGAAAAGAAAAGTAAAGGGATTGATAACGGGGGAATCGGATAGTGGGAAAACCATCTTTATTGAACCACAGGCCTGTGTAGAGCTCCACAATGAAATGATTGAACTCGAATTAGCGCATACCCGCGAGTTGCAAAAGATTTTAAAGGAGCTTACCCGCATGTGCAGAAGCCAGGTGGATGAATTGGTCACCGCCTATGACCAGTTGTTATCATTAGATATTTTGTTAGCAAAATCCAGACTGTCAAAATCGCTTAACGGCGTACTTCCAGTATTAGCAAAAAATCCGGTTTTAAAAATTATTGCAGGCAAACATCCCTTATTGCTGCTCCGATTTAAAGAAACAGGATCGACATTGGTGCCACTCAATTTGTCTCTGGACGAAAATCAACATATACTCGTAATCTCTGGACCCAATGCAGGAGGAAAAACCATTGTGCTCAAAACAGTGGGTTTATTTCAGTTGATGTTGCGTTCCGGAATTTTGATCCCTGTGCACCCATCTAGTGAGTTTGGTATTTTTCATCACATCCTCGTCGATATTGGCGACAATCAATCTTTAGAGAATGATTTGAGTACCTATTCTGCGAAATTGTCTTTCATGCGCAAATTGTTGCTCAAAGCGAATCCGGAAACTCTGGTACTCATCGATGAATTCGGAAGCGGAACGGAACCTGTTATTGGTGGCGCATTGGCTGAAGTTATTCTCGAAGAAACCCTGAAGAGAAAAAGCTTTGGGATCATTACCACACATTACAGCAACATCAAAGGAATGGCCCATGACAAAAAAGGACTGGTTAACGGATCTATGTTATTTGACCTGGATGAAAAGAAACCAAAATTTGAATTGATTCAAGGCATACCCGGGAGCTCGTTTGCACTTGAAATGGCGGAAAATATGAAATTGCCTGGAGCCATCATTAAAAGAGCTAAAGCAAAAGCACAAAAAGGAGTTGTCAATTTGGAATCGCTGATTTCCAACTTAAAAATGGAAAAGCAAGCCCTGACCATGAAGAACGAAGTGTTGGAATCCAGAATTCAGTCCTTAAATAAGCTGATCAAAGCTTATGAACAAATGCAAAAACAAAATGACCTGAAGCGCCTAAAATTAAAACTCGATAGCAAACAACTGGAATTGGATGTTTTAGCCGACAGGAATGAGAAAGCCAACACACTTTTAAAAGAAATTCAGGAGAAGCTCGATATTATAGAGGCTAAAAAACTGGCAGAACAAACACAGTTAAAATTACAAAAAGCCAATGATGAATGGAAAGAAATCAACCAAGATCATAAGCAGTTAATTCGCGAAAAATATGAATCGGCATCTATTCGAATTGGCGATCAGGTCATGTTGTTAAGCAATAATCTCGTTGGCACTGTGGCCCAAATTAAGCAGAATAACGCAGAGATCATTACAGATAAATTCACTATTCATGTCGATATGGCAGATATCGTTCCGGTAAAAAAATCGAATGGACTGACCATTAAATCAAAACCTGATCTCGATATTCTTCAAAAGGCGAGCACTGTAAAGGGATTACTCGATATTCGGGGATCAACTCCTGACGATGCGGTGAGAGCTCTGGAAGAATATCTGGATGTTGCGATTGTTTCAAATTTGAAAGAAGCAAGAATACTACATGGTAAAGGATCAGGAATGCTGCGCAGAACCATCATCCAGGCTGTTCGGAAAAATAAATTCATAAAAAATTATCGCCATCCCGAAGAACAGGATGGAGGGCTCGGTGTAACGATCATAGAATTTACACAATAG
- a CDS encoding RsmD family RNA methyltransferase — translation MRITGGLFKGRVFSPPASKWPTRPTTDIAREALFNILANVLDFEEIKALDLFGGSGAHTYELLSRGCTDVVYVDHFKPCHVFTRKMLLSFQSQEYVRLFVMDYLDFINQTKDHFDYIFAGPPYPLKAIPEIPDHIFSKNLLNPNGILVLEHNPDHCFEAHSMYWKSKNYGQTFFSFFKG, via the coding sequence ATGAGAATTACAGGTGGCTTATTTAAAGGAAGGGTTTTTTCACCGCCTGCTTCAAAATGGCCAACCCGGCCCACAACAGACATAGCAAGGGAAGCCTTATTTAATATTTTAGCCAATGTATTGGACTTTGAAGAAATCAAAGCCTTGGATTTATTTGGTGGGAGCGGAGCTCATACCTATGAACTGCTTTCCAGGGGTTGTACCGATGTTGTCTATGTCGATCATTTTAAGCCATGTCATGTATTCACCCGAAAAATGCTCTTGAGCTTCCAGTCGCAAGAGTATGTAAGACTGTTTGTAATGGATTATCTTGATTTTATCAATCAAACAAAGGACCATTTTGATTATATTTTTGCAGGTCCTCCATATCCCTTAAAAGCCATTCCAGAGATCCCTGATCATATTTTTAGTAAAAATTTATTGAATCCAAATGGCATACTGGTTTTGGAGCACAATCCCGACCATTGTTTTGAGGCGCACTCAATGTATTGGAAATCAAAAAATTATGGTCAAACCTTTTTCAGTTTTTTTAAGGGATAG
- a CDS encoding arginine--tRNA ligase, with product MNPLTYSFQQAFQELFDITVDASELHIQACSSEHDKDYTLILFPWVKKLNKTPEEIASLLGAKLLAQNSISGYQLVKAFFNFDVPNDYWFNLLKSTAGAQGHLPEDPEHPSKKEKILIEYCSPNTNKPLHLGHIRNILLGWSVNKILKAIGNEVETTQVINDRGVAICKSMLAWKLWSGGETPESSGIKSDHFVGRYYVLFETKFQEEYNNWLQSQSAHDIYEIKFPGTDAKEFKSKFKNEYFNTISPLGEEIRKMLLAWESNDPETLSLWKQMNQWVYTGFDHTYKRLQVSFDYTYYESQTYILGKDIIQHGLEKGTFYKESDGSTWVDLESRGLDKKILMRMDGTSVYITQDLGTASQRHERHQANKYIYVVGDEQDYHFKVLFETLRLLGLDFAEHLYHLSYGMVDLPEGKMKSREGNVVDADDLIEKVIEEARSGAEERGEIAVLSATEQESIFNKIGLAALKYFILKVHPRKRMLFDPKEAVDMQGHTGPYIVNAYVRIQSILRKQTELKSFEENAIELNRNERTLIRMVAEYGNVMRTSAKDLDPSHLANYLYQLAKEFHRYYHDYSILNADTEDLKFFRMFLSKHVSEILKQGMDCLGIEMPDRM from the coding sequence ATGAATCCACTCACATATTCTTTTCAACAAGCCTTTCAGGAATTATTTGATATTACAGTTGATGCAAGTGAACTGCACATTCAGGCGTGCAGCTCTGAACATGACAAAGATTACACACTGATTTTATTTCCCTGGGTTAAAAAACTCAATAAAACACCCGAAGAAATTGCCAGTTTACTGGGTGCTAAATTACTTGCTCAGAACAGTATTTCAGGATATCAATTGGTCAAAGCATTCTTCAATTTTGACGTACCCAATGATTATTGGTTTAATCTTTTAAAAAGTACAGCCGGAGCGCAAGGTCATTTACCAGAAGATCCGGAACACCCATCGAAGAAGGAGAAAATTCTTATAGAATACTGCAGTCCGAATACTAACAAACCACTGCATCTTGGTCATATCCGGAATATCCTGCTGGGTTGGTCGGTCAATAAAATCCTTAAAGCCATAGGAAATGAGGTGGAGACTACTCAAGTTATCAACGACAGAGGGGTAGCCATTTGTAAGAGTATGCTTGCCTGGAAACTATGGAGTGGTGGTGAGACCCCAGAATCCAGTGGAATAAAGTCGGATCACTTTGTTGGAAGGTATTATGTCCTGTTTGAAACTAAATTTCAGGAAGAATACAACAACTGGCTTCAGTCGCAGTCAGCCCATGACATTTACGAGATAAAATTTCCGGGTACAGACGCAAAAGAATTTAAATCCAAATTTAAAAACGAATATTTTAACACCATCAGTCCCCTTGGCGAAGAGATACGTAAAATGCTGCTGGCCTGGGAGTCCAACGATCCCGAAACTCTTTCCCTCTGGAAACAAATGAATCAATGGGTTTATACGGGATTTGATCATACATATAAACGATTGCAAGTTTCGTTTGATTATACCTACTACGAATCGCAAACATATATTCTGGGAAAAGACATCATTCAGCATGGTCTGGAAAAAGGAACATTTTATAAGGAGTCAGATGGATCAACCTGGGTTGATCTGGAGTCTCGCGGGTTGGATAAAAAGATCCTGATGCGCATGGATGGTACCAGTGTTTACATTACTCAGGATCTGGGCACTGCCTCCCAACGACATGAAAGACATCAGGCCAACAAGTATATCTATGTGGTAGGCGACGAACAGGATTACCATTTCAAAGTACTGTTTGAAACCCTCAGGTTACTGGGTTTGGATTTTGCAGAGCATTTGTATCATTTGTCCTACGGCATGGTCGATCTTCCTGAAGGCAAAATGAAATCAAGAGAAGGAAATGTAGTGGATGCTGACGATCTGATCGAAAAAGTTATTGAAGAAGCGCGCTCCGGTGCCGAAGAAAGAGGTGAAATTGCCGTGTTGTCTGCAACAGAACAAGAATCAATTTTTAACAAGATTGGTTTGGCTGCCTTGAAATATTTCATATTGAAGGTACACCCCAGGAAAAGAATGTTATTTGATCCAAAGGAGGCCGTCGACATGCAGGGACATACAGGCCCTTACATAGTCAATGCATACGTCAGAATTCAGTCAATTCTCAGAAAGCAAACGGAATTGAAATCATTTGAGGAAAATGCAATTGAGTTAAATAGAAATGAAAGAACACTCATTCGGATGGTGGCTGAATACGGAAATGTGATGCGGACATCCGCAAAAGATCTGGATCCTTCACATCTGGCAAACTATCTTTATCAACTTGCAAAAGAATTTCACAGGTATTACCACGATTATAGTATTCTCAATGCCGATACGGAGGATCTAAAATTCTTCAGAATGTTTTTGAGTAAACATGTTTCGGAAATCTTAAAACAGGGTATGGACTGTCTTGGAATTGAAATGCCAGACAGAATGTAA
- the tsaD gene encoding tRNA (adenosine(37)-N6)-threonylcarbamoyltransferase complex transferase subunit TsaD produces MNAVSKITILGIETSCDDTSVAIVQDGSVLVNLISSQWIHQKYGGVVPEYASRFHLESIVDLYEMALEKAGIEPGELSAVAVTRGPGLLGSLMVGLTFAKSICLSLDIPLIEVNHLQAHAYSLFIEQQPVFPLLCLTVSGGHTQLLHISEDHEIRLIGQTVDDAAGEAFDKTGKLLGLPYPAGPEMDKLAKKGQAVFSFPPAQMPDYQYSFSGLKTAVLYFLQNQLKQDPEFINSNLEDLCASVQKVIIGMLLNKLKKAAIDLKVKSIGIAGGVSANSGLRSELQDLCTKHEWKLYLPSIAYCTDNAGMIAHLGYSKYKRGAFSDLGINALARYPIV; encoded by the coding sequence ATGAACGCTGTATCCAAAATCACGATTCTTGGGATTGAAACTTCCTGCGACGACACTTCGGTTGCCATAGTTCAGGATGGCAGCGTGCTCGTGAATTTAATTTCAAGCCAATGGATCCATCAGAAATACGGCGGTGTGGTACCCGAGTATGCATCGCGATTTCACCTGGAATCCATTGTTGATCTCTATGAAATGGCCCTCGAAAAAGCCGGGATAGAACCCGGTGAGCTCAGTGCCGTTGCAGTGACCAGAGGACCCGGCTTACTCGGCTCCTTGATGGTGGGTTTAACCTTCGCGAAATCAATTTGTTTGAGTTTAGACATCCCGCTTATTGAAGTGAACCACCTTCAGGCTCATGCCTATTCTTTATTTATTGAGCAGCAGCCGGTATTCCCTTTATTATGCCTGACTGTTAGTGGAGGGCATACGCAATTGCTGCACATCAGCGAGGATCATGAAATCAGACTTATCGGACAAACGGTTGATGATGCTGCAGGAGAAGCCTTTGATAAAACTGGAAAGCTCCTGGGACTCCCCTATCCTGCTGGCCCTGAAATGGACAAACTTGCAAAAAAGGGTCAAGCTGTTTTTTCATTTCCCCCGGCTCAAATGCCGGACTACCAATATAGTTTTAGTGGATTAAAGACTGCCGTTTTGTATTTTTTGCAAAACCAATTGAAACAGGATCCGGAATTTATCAATTCCAATTTAGAAGACTTATGTGCTTCTGTCCAGAAGGTCATTATAGGGATGCTTCTGAATAAACTAAAGAAAGCTGCAATTGATTTAAAGGTAAAAAGTATAGGAATCGCTGGAGGAGTAAGTGCCAATTCCGGACTTCGGTCTGAATTGCAAGACTTATGCACGAAACATGAATGGAAATTATACCTTCCTTCAATAGCTTATTGCACAGACAATGCCGGAATGATTGCACATTTGGGCTATTCGAAATATAAACGAGGAGCCTTCTCTGATCTGGGCATAAATGCTCTGGCACGCTATCCTATTGTGTAA
- a CDS encoding DUF3822 family protein, protein MTRMAGITEWANLRDKQGNKIVINSDFYFRLNGDTSNQEKILNTGANGIAVVRTLQKIPYQLVFILRPQDLSDGFQESQIKHLAEYLPEIIERLPDTVAPQLCLFVLSNKLMVYLTRFNELQWVRLHSFETTDDILYHALSALKHAEQDKNLVQLMLTGEITSDSAVYLHLCRYFSQIKCCPISLSDL, encoded by the coding sequence ATGACTAGAATGGCAGGAATTACAGAGTGGGCAAATCTTCGCGATAAACAGGGGAATAAGATTGTCATCAATTCTGATTTTTATTTCCGGTTGAATGGCGATACCTCTAATCAGGAGAAGATTTTAAATACTGGTGCAAATGGAATTGCTGTAGTTAGGACCCTGCAAAAAATTCCCTATCAGCTGGTTTTTATTTTGCGACCCCAGGACCTTTCAGACGGATTTCAGGAATCTCAAATCAAACACCTTGCAGAATACCTTCCGGAAATTATAGAGCGTCTTCCAGATACAGTTGCTCCGCAGTTGTGCCTTTTTGTTTTATCCAACAAGCTCATGGTCTATCTGACCCGATTCAATGAGTTGCAGTGGGTTCGTTTGCATAGTTTTGAAACCACCGATGATATCCTGTACCATGCACTTTCTGCGCTTAAACATGCAGAGCAGGATAAAAACCTGGTGCAATTGATGCTCACCGGAGAAATCACCTCGGATTCAGCCGTCTATCTGCATCTATGCCGGTACTTTTCGCAGATTAAATGCTGTCCAATATCTCTTTCCGATTTGTAA